The Methanomethylovorans hollandica DSM 15978 genome includes a region encoding these proteins:
- the tnpB gene encoding IS200/IS605 family element RNA-guided endonuclease TnpB produces the protein MLKAYKYRIYPTKEQEESFFQHFGACRFVYNWALENKIKSYEQNDKSVSRFTLNKMITELKEEHTWLKDVNSQSLQGATLNLETAFTKFFREKKGFPNFKSKKNPVQSFSVPQFYEVDFDNNKVKLPKIGWIKTKLHRKFKGIEKTATLSRTPTGKYYISILVDDEQETPVKSLFNEKVTVGIDIGIKDFAILSNGKKIDNPKYLKTSIQRLHVLQRRMSRKQKGSKNRAKARNAVSKLHEKISNQRNDFQHKLSSKLIGENQALALETLNVSGMLKNHCLALHIADASWSSFVTKLEYKAEWFGKTILRIGQFEPSTKICNVCGYHNKNLTLADREWQCPDCKTNHDRDVNAAINIKKSALNKQNLIGI, from the coding sequence ATGTTAAAAGCCTACAAGTATAGAATATATCCTACAAAGGAGCAGGAAGAATCGTTCTTCCAACATTTCGGTGCATGTAGGTTTGTCTATAATTGGGCTTTAGAGAACAAAATCAAGTCATACGAGCAAAATGATAAATCCGTATCAAGATTCACCTTGAATAAAATGATAACTGAATTGAAGGAGGAACATACATGGTTAAAGGATGTAAACTCACAATCATTACAAGGTGCTACTCTTAATCTTGAAACTGCGTTTACCAAATTTTTTAGAGAAAAAAAAGGATTTCCGAATTTTAAATCTAAGAAAAATCCAGTACAATCTTTTTCAGTACCACAATTCTACGAAGTGGACTTTGATAACAATAAAGTAAAGCTCCCTAAGATTGGATGGATAAAAACAAAACTACATCGTAAATTTAAGGGTATTGAAAAGACCGCTACATTATCCAGAACACCAACTGGAAAATACTACATTAGTATTCTTGTAGATGATGAACAGGAAACACCTGTTAAAAGTCTGTTCAATGAAAAGGTAACTGTTGGTATCGATATTGGAATCAAGGACTTTGCTATACTTTCCAATGGTAAAAAAATAGATAATCCGAAATACCTTAAAACCTCTATACAACGTCTTCATGTATTACAAAGAAGGATGAGTCGAAAGCAAAAAGGTTCAAAGAACAGGGCAAAGGCCAGAAATGCAGTATCAAAGCTCCATGAAAAAATAAGCAACCAGAGAAATGATTTTCAACATAAATTATCCTCTAAGCTGATAGGCGAGAATCAAGCGTTAGCATTGGAAACTTTGAACGTTAGCGGTATGTTGAAAAATCATTGCCTTGCACTACACATAGCAGATGCTTCTTGGAGTTCTTTTGTAACTAAACTGGAATATAAGGCAGAATGGTTTGGAAAAACAATTTTACGCATAGGACAGTTTGAACCGTCAACTAAAATCTGTAATGTGTGTGGATATCACAATAAGAACTTAACACTTGCAGATAGAGAATGGCAATGTCCTGATTGTAAAACCAATCATGACAGGGATGTTAATGCCGCTATTAATATCAAAAAGTCTGCTCTTAATAAGCAAAACCTAATCGGGATATAA
- the purM gene encoding phosphoribosylformylglycinamidine cyclo-ligase, protein MSEKHLTYAGSGVDIRQEESTIKALTSKMTYMRTGLGAPLTDIGHYAGLLDFGEYALAMTTDGVGSKVLIANALKKWDTVGIDCVAMNVNDILAIGAEPVAFVDYLALESHDESFATQIGEGLRNGAEFSRMSIIGGETATLPDVIKGFDLAGTCLGMVKKDKIITGENVQVGDVLVGIPSSGVHSNGYSLVRKIVEGSGHSYKDPFPYNDSTTIGEELLIPTRIYMEILDVIGQCEVHGLAHITGSGLLKLQRVTKLGFDISDPIEPNDIFKFLQREGNVDELEMYRTFNMGMGFVIILPKKDALKAAELTGGKIVGSIVESGIRVKGLTII, encoded by the coding sequence ATGAGTGAAAAGCATCTCACATATGCAGGATCGGGCGTGGATATAAGACAGGAAGAGAGCACTATCAAAGCCCTTACCAGTAAAATGACCTATATGCGTACAGGCCTGGGTGCTCCGCTAACAGATATAGGGCATTATGCAGGTCTTCTTGATTTTGGGGAATACGCCCTTGCAATGACAACAGATGGAGTTGGTTCAAAAGTCCTCATTGCAAACGCGCTTAAAAAATGGGATACAGTCGGAATAGATTGCGTTGCTATGAATGTAAATGACATACTGGCTATTGGCGCAGAGCCAGTGGCTTTTGTAGACTACCTGGCACTTGAATCCCATGATGAATCATTCGCAACTCAGATTGGAGAGGGATTAAGAAATGGTGCTGAGTTTTCCCGCATGTCAATAATAGGCGGTGAGACTGCTACCCTCCCGGACGTTATAAAAGGTTTTGATCTTGCAGGCACTTGCCTTGGTATGGTTAAAAAAGATAAGATCATCACTGGTGAAAATGTGCAAGTGGGTGATGTGCTTGTCGGCATACCCAGCAGTGGAGTACATAGCAACGGTTATTCCCTGGTACGCAAAATAGTCGAAGGGTCCGGACATTCTTATAAGGATCCATTCCCATACAACGATTCTACTACCATTGGTGAAGAGCTGCTCATTCCCACCAGGATATACATGGAAATACTTGATGTGATCGGGCAATGTGAAGTACACGGTTTGGCTCATATCACGGGAAGTGGCCTCTTAAAACTTCAGAGGGTCACCAAGCTCGGATTTGATATTTCCGATCCCATAGAACCCAACGATATTTTTAAGTTCTTGCAAAGAGAAGGTAATGTAGACGAACTTGAGATGTACAGGACGTTCAACATGGGAATGGGGTTTGTAATAATACTGCCCAAAAAAGACGCTTTAAAAGCAGCTGAGCTTACAGGCGGGAAGATCGTAGGCAGTATAGTAGAATCCGGTATAAGAGTAAAGGGACTCACAATAATTTGA
- a CDS encoding DUF1894 domain-containing protein — MSRSSCTKDMPYEVLTSGVTLTQSEKYIKDNSEKVFHVPGGYSIKGMKLIGSDKIPVGVKGNDLIFQFIKPCFGLFILKMTDVQEEIEKLQKEFP, encoded by the coding sequence ATGTCCAGATCATCATGCACAAAAGATATGCCTTATGAGGTATTGACTAGTGGGGTTACTCTTACACAAAGTGAAAAATACATAAAGGACAACTCTGAAAAGGTATTTCATGTACCCGGAGGTTATAGCATAAAGGGTATGAAACTTATTGGTTCAGATAAGATCCCTGTGGGTGTAAAAGGTAACGATCTGATCTTCCAGTTCATAAAGCCCTGTTTTGGATTATTCATACTAAAAATGACTGATGTTCAGGAAGAAATAGAAAAGCTGCAAAAAGAGTTTCCGTGA